A portion of the Eulemur rufifrons isolate Redbay chromosome 30, OSU_ERuf_1, whole genome shotgun sequence genome contains these proteins:
- the LOC138378596 gene encoding diphosphoinositol polyphosphate phosphohydrolase 3-beta has product MKCKPNQTRTYDTEGFKKRAACLCFRSELEDEVLLVSSSRYPDRWIVPGGGMEPEEEPSGAAVREVYEEAGVKGKLGRLLGVFEQNQDRKHRTYVYVLTVTELLEDWEDSVSIGRKREWFKIEDAIKVLQCHKPVHAEYLEKLKLGGSPTNENSVAPTLPDSDP; this is encoded by the coding sequence ATGAAGTGCAAGCCGAACCAGACGCGGACCTACGACACGGAGGGGTTCAAGAAGCGGGCGGCGTGCCTGTGCTTCCGGAGCGAGCTGGAGGACGAGGTGCTGTTAGTGAGTAGCAGCCGGTACCCGGACCGCTGGATCGTGCCGGGCGGGGGCATGGAGCCCGAGGAGGAGCCGAGCGGTGCGGCTGTCCGAGAGGTGTACGAAGAGGCGGGAGTCAAGGGGAAGTTAGGCCGGCTCCTGGGCGTCTTCGAGCAGAACCAAGATCGCAAGCACAGAACGTACGTGTATGTACTGACTGTCACTGAGCTGCTGGAGGATTGGGAAGATTCGGTTAGCATTGGGAGGAAGCGAGAGTGGTTCAAAATCGAAGATGCCATCAAGGTTCTCCAGTGCCACAAGCCGGTGCATGCCGAATATCTGGAAAAACTAAAGCTGGGCGGTTCCCCAACCAATGAAAACTCCGTGGCCCCGACCCTGCCAGATAGCGATCCCTAG